A genomic segment from Montipora foliosa isolate CH-2021 chromosome 9, ASM3666993v2, whole genome shotgun sequence encodes:
- the LOC137969635 gene encoding peptidyl-prolyl cis-trans isomerase FKBP4-like yields the protein MAGESETKMDVENDLDKYGEDVTPAKDGGVRKIIKKEGNGDRPPIGSKAKVYYAGTLLDGQEFDSNIGRKDPFEFELGRGVVIQGWDVAISTMRLGEISQFTIWPNYAYGKDGSGDKIPPNATLQFQIELVEWKGEDVTKDGQVTKLTFEKGEGYDKPNIGATCEAHIVGKYNGKVFEDREVSFLMREGSEEGLLPGVEEAILKMCSGEKAQIFIFPGKWGFGKSGKPEFGIPENASLEYVIHLKKFENSKENWELSNDEKISSAETTKEKGTKYFKKGKYKVASQQYARVVRLLDGYFSNEEKEKRDPLLIAGHLNLAACHLKLNNNFKCIKECEKALQMDKKSVKALFRRGKARIAVDELDLAKEDFQQALELDPGNKEAQQQLQLVNKKIRLHTAKEKSIYANMFERLARQEEQETGHEERKDVFQEAVDKETEAQTNSLSMNDQVASSTEVNGEADEEMKEDDKGGIVC from the exons aTGGCGGGAGAAAGCGAAACCAAGATGGATGTGGAAAACGATTTGGATAAATATGGAGAGGATGTTACACCGGCAAAAGATGGCGGGGTAAGAAAGATCATCAAGAAGGAAGGGAATGGTGATCGACCGCCGATTGGAAGCAAAGCAAAAGTGTATTATGCAGGAACATTGTTAGACGGGCAAGAATTTGACTCTAACATCGGGAGAAAAGATCCCTTTGAATTTGAACTTGGAAGAG GTGTTGTGATACAAGGATGGGATGTTGCTATTTCCACGATGAGATTAGGTGAGATAAGCCAGTTCACCATATGGCCAAACTATGCTTATGGCAAAGATGGTAGCGGTGACAAGATTCCTCCAAATGCCACTCTACAGTTTCAAATTGAACTTGTTGAATGGAAAGGAGAAGATGTGACAAAAGATGGACAGGTGACAAAACTCACGTTTGAAAAGGGTGAAGGCTATGACAAACCAAACATTGGTGCCACATGCGAAG CTCACATTGTTGGAAAGTACAATGGAAAGGTGTTTGAAGATCGTGAAGTATCTTTCCTCATGCGAGAAG GATCAGAGGAGGGTCTCCTCCCTGGTGTGGAAGAAGCCATACTGAAGATGTGCAGTGGAGAAAAAGCACAGATCTTTATTTTCCCTGGGAAATGGGGATTTGGCAAGTCAGGCAAACCCGAGTTTGGGATTCCAGAAAATGCATCATTAGAGTATGTAATTCACCTAAAGAAGTTTGAAAAT TCTAAAGAAAATTGGGAGCTGAGCAACGATGAGAAGATCTCATCAGCAGAAAcaacaaaggaaaaaggaacaaaataCTTCAAG AAGGGAAAATACAAAGTTGCTTCTCAACAGTACGCCAGAGTTGTACGGTTATTGGATGGTTACTTTAGCAATGAAGAGAAGGAAAAACGGGATCCACTGTTGATAGCCGGCCATCTTAATCTGGCAGCATGCCACTTGAAGCTTAATAACAACTTCAAGTGCATTAAAGAGTGTGAAAAG GCCCTTCAGATGGATAAGAAGAGTGTTAAGGCATTATTTAGGAGAGGAAAG GCACGAATTGCTGTCGATGAACTAGACTTGGCAAAGGAAGACTTCCAACAAGCGTTGGAACTTGACCCGGGGAACAAAGAAGCCCAGCAACAGCTGCAGttggtaaataaaaaaatccgACTGCACACAGCAAAGGAGAAGTCCATATATG CCAACATGTTTGAGCGGCTTGCACGCCAGGAAGAGCAAGAGACTGGGCACGAGGAACGCAAAGACGTATTCCAGGAGGCTGTCGACAAAGAAACTGAAGCTCAAACAAACTCACTTTCGATGAACGACCAGGTAGCATCATCAACAGAAGTGAATGGGGAGGCGGATGAGGAAATGAAAGAAGACGATAAAGGAGGAATCGTGTGCTGA
- the LOC137969636 gene encoding multiple inositol polyphosphate phosphatase 1-like, with protein sequence MAVLSIKMMILISPLLLIFCLKVDFVESEISQSFLFSDKTRYHFSGKPIEKPPRCEPVHINMVIRHGSRYPGSARVKKMKALLTAINRSLPSNATIRYKGLSLPWSIPNDILNSAGKEMSSLGTEEMYFIAKRLSSTFRSTLKHGYSNTNYSFVATDKLRSSQSAVAFAQGLFEGKGHLGPGRYQPIAIKSSGPSNDDIYLRIFEACPKWRKKTAEYAKFLNGTEMRVVLQNIKGRLKLGKAFNLPPSWAVEMFLMCAFGIQTDSADTSWCDLFGEEDLKVLEYLNDLKLYWERSYGHAINYRMSCLLYANITDSFERFLESGKPHGVFRFAHTGTVIPLLTMLELYKDSVPPRADNFVLQADRKFRISNVVPMGGNVAFVLYRCKNPAKASDNQKETGEKEAFRASQMKIQLLVNEAAVLMPACEGRMYCSLQKFLSYYSHIKKNCNIKKICGTGRGKCKKSKNRSTE encoded by the coding sequence ATGGCTGTTTTGTCGATCAAGATGATGATCCTGATTTCTCCTTTGCTGTTGATTTTTTGCCTAAAAGTCGACTTTGTTGAATCGGAGATATCTCAGTCATTTTTGTTCAGCGATAAGACACGGTACCATTTTAGCGGCAAACCGATCGAGAAGCCACCCAGATGCGAACCAGTTCATATCAATATGGTCATACGACACGGGTCAAGGTATCCTGGAAGCGCACGAGTGAAAAAGATGAAAGCTTTGTTAACAGCTATCAACCGGAGCTTGCCAAGCAATGCTACTATCCGTTACAAGGGACTTTCGCTTCCTTGGAGTATACCAAACGATATCCTGAATTCCGCTGGCAAAGAGATGTCTTCATTGGGTACCGAAGAGATGTACTTCATTGCCAAACGCTTGTCTTCTACGTTTCGCAGCACTCTGAAACATGGTTACTCAAACACAAACTACAGCTTCGTCGCAACTGACAAGCTGAGATCAAGTCAAAGTGCAGTGGCCTTTGCACAAGGACTGTTCGAAGGGAAAGGACATCTGGGTCCTGGGAGATATCAACCGATTGCTATTAAATCTTCTGGGCCATCCAACGACGACATTTACTTGAGAATATTCGAAGCTTGCCCCAAATGGCGAAAGAAAACTGCAGAGTATGCCAAATTTTTGAACGGTACTGAAATGCGGGTAGTTCTTCAGAATATCAAAGGTAGACTGAAACTGGGCAAAGCTTTTAATCTTCCTCCTAGTTGGGCCGTGGAAATGTTTTTGATGTGTGCCTTTGGCATTCAGACAGACAGCGCGGACACAAGTTGGTGTGATCTGTTTGGAGAGGAAGACTTGAAGGTACTGGAATATCTCAACGACTTAAAACTGTACTGGGAACGAAGCTATGGCCATGCAATCAATTACAGGATGAGTTGTCTGCTTTATGCGAATATAACTGACAGTTTTGAGAGATTCCTTGAATCAGGGAAGCCCCATGGGGTCTTTAGATTTGCTCATACGGGAACTGTGATTCCCCTTCTCACCATGTTAGAACTCTACAAAGACTCTGTACCCCCTAGAGCGGACAATTTTGTCTTACAAGCCGACCGTAAATTTCGAATCTCAAATGTTGTACCCATGGGTGGAAACGTCGCCTTTGTCTTGTATCGCTGCAAAAATCCCGCAAAAGCAAGCGACAATCAAAAGGAGACGGGAGAGAAGGAGGCATTCCGTGCCTCTCAGATGAAGATTCAATTGCTGGTGAACGAAGCCGCTGTGCTGATGCCTGCTTGCGAGGGCCGCATGTATTGCAGTTTGCAGAAGTTTCTTAGCTACTACTCGCATATTAAGAAAAACTGTAACATCAAGAAAATATGCGGAACAGGAAGAGGAAAATGCAAGAAATCCAAGAATAGATCTACGGAGTAG